The following DNA comes from Microbacterium terregens.
GCATCGGCGTCCTCTGCCCCCGCAGAGAGGCAGCCTCGCCGTCTCTCGTTCGGCAGCAAGCTGAGCCGCTGGGACCTCAAGCTCTCGCCCTATCTGTACATCTCGCCCTTCTTCATCCTGTTCGCCATCGTCGGACTCTTTCCGATCGCGTTCACGGCGGTCATCTCGTTCCAGGAATGGGACCTGGTGCGAAACTCCGGCACGTTCGTCGGGTTCGACCAGTACATCTGGATCCTCGGCCAGCCCCAGTTCTGGACGGCCCTGCGCAACACCTTCAGCATCTTCCTGCTGTCCTCGGTGCCGCAGCTGATCCTCGCCCTCCTGATCGCAGCGATGCTCGATCGCAACATCCGCGCCAAGACGTTCTGGCGCATGAGCGTCCTGCTCCCCTTCGTCATGGCGCCCGTCGCCGTCGCGCTGATCTTCAGCAACATGTTCGGCGACAACCACGGTCTGGTCAACGGCATCCTGACGGACATCGGACTGAATCCGATCCCGTGGCACAAGGACCCGTTCTGGAGCCATATCGCCATCGCCACCATGGTCAACTTCCGCTGGACCGGCTACAACGCCCTCATCCTGCTCGCTGCGATGCAGGCGGTTCCGCGCGAGTACTACGAGGCCGCCACTGTCGACGGTGCGAACGCATTCCGCCAGTTCTGGAACATCACGCTGCCCTCGCTGCGGCCGACGCTCATCTTCGTCATCATCACCGCCACGATCGGCGGGCTGCAGATCTTCGACGAGCCGCGCATCTACGACAACACGGGTGAAGGCGGTCCTGCGCAGCAGTGGCTGACGATCACGCTGTACCTGTACAACATCGGCTGGGGCGAGTTCAATTTCGGCAGGGCAGCCGCCCTGGCGTGGATCCTGTTCCTGATCATCCTGGCCATCGGGTTGATCAACCTGCTCATCACCCGGCGCCTCGTGCGCGACGAAGGCGGTCGGGGCGAACTCGCACCGCGCCGACGGAAGGGAATCCGGCGATGACCTCTCTCGACTCACCACCCCTCGCGATCGTCGAGGAGAACATCCGGAACGCGCAGCGCCGGCGGCGCGGTGAGCGCACCACGAAGATCCGTGGGGTCCGCGCGGGCACCTGGGTGTACATCGGTCTCGGCGTGGTGATCGTGTCGGCGATCTTCCCCTATTACTGGTCGTTCCTGATCGGCTCGGGCACTGCCTCGACGATCAATGACCCCAACATGTCGTGGCTTCCGGGCGGCAACTTCATCGCAAACGCACTGTCGGTGG
Coding sequences within:
- a CDS encoding sugar ABC transporter permease is translated as MTATDTRPPTASASSAPAERQPRRLSFGSKLSRWDLKLSPYLYISPFFILFAIVGLFPIAFTAVISFQEWDLVRNSGTFVGFDQYIWILGQPQFWTALRNTFSIFLLSSVPQLILALLIAAMLDRNIRAKTFWRMSVLLPFVMAPVAVALIFSNMFGDNHGLVNGILTDIGLNPIPWHKDPFWSHIAIATMVNFRWTGYNALILLAAMQAVPREYYEAATVDGANAFRQFWNITLPSLRPTLIFVIITATIGGLQIFDEPRIYDNTGEGGPAQQWLTITLYLYNIGWGEFNFGRAAALAWILFLIILAIGLINLLITRRLVRDEGGRGELAPRRRKGIRR